In Cryptomeria japonica chromosome 10, Sugi_1.0, whole genome shotgun sequence, a genomic segment contains:
- the LOC131061226 gene encoding uncharacterized protein LOC131061226, with the protein MFNENEIMNAQHRMNVLIYFCICNVLLQQPSHSYLPQVSQNNHTMSSSRPPIRKDPAWKYHEDFPGQRKGQTKCIFCKTIFHGGIYRLKYHIAGVRGHDADPCTKAVTEAVRDCYVMVEEIERKRKEKEDLTVIGRHAPLGTGTQLGCVGGPSSLPSYHPTHFATTHASGSASISASASASASAPSHVPSTGSGSGNVSIGPRIRKSRLDTFFAPRTTPGSQQSLESMGWNKEVHDAAKMAVGRFWIYGSIPFFTARSPYWQEMVDALTICGAGFKAPSEFDLSGPILTELVNDVKKELGDQRQIWSTKGCTIMTDGWTDRRNRTLLNFLVSSAGGTVFIKSIDASAHCKNATYLCEQIEEVINEVGEENVVQVVTDNAPNYVAAGRLLMERHPSIVWTPCAAHCIDLMLEDIGKLPWVKTCVEKARNVCKFVYNHSWVLALMRQYTEHKELARPGITRFATNFITLQSMLRCKMALRRMIVGEEWSSSSYAATPTGKDMADCIFDERGFWSPCDEIVKFVKPLVVLL; encoded by the exons atgttcaatGAGAATGAAATTATGAATGCACAACATAGAATGAATGTcttaatttatttttgcatttgtaatgttttattgcagcaaccttcacattcttatttgcctcaagtttcacaaaacAATCATACAATGTCCTCTTCTAGACctcccattagaaaggaccctgcttggaaatatcatgaggattttccagggcaaagaAAAGGGCAAACAAAGTGtatattttgcaaaacaatattccatggaggcatatatagattgaaataccatattgctggtgtgcgtgggcATGATGCCGACCCATGCACAAAAGCAGTCACTGAGGCCGTACGTGATTGCTATGTAatggttgaagaaattgaaaggaaaaggaaagaaaaagaggatctcacaGTCATTGGGAGACATGCACCTTTAGGAACAGGGACAcaattaggttgtgttggagggcctTCTTCCTTACCTTCATATCATCCCACTCATTTTGCTACTACTCATGCTTCCGGTTCTGCTTCTATAAGTGCCAGTGCTAGTGCCAGTGCCTCTGCCCCTTCTCATGTTCCTAGCACTGGCAGTGGTAGTGGGaatgttagcattggacctaggattcgtaaatctaggttggataccttttttgcacctcgcactactcctgggtcccaacagtcacttgagagcatgggttggaacaaggaggtccatgatgctgctaaaatggcagttggcagatTTTGGATCTATGGCAGTATTCCATTCTTCACAGCCAG GTcaccttattggcaagaaatggttgatgcccttaccatttgtggggcggggttcaaagccccttctgagtTTGATTTGAGCGGACCCATTTTGACTgaattggtgaatgatgtgaagaaAGAATTGGGTGATCAACGCcaaatatggagcactaaaggttgcaccatcatgactgatggttggacagacaggagaaatagaactctccttaattttcttgtttcttccgcag ggggcaccgttttcatcaagtctattgatgcctccgcccattgcaagaatgccacctacctatgtgagcagatagaggaggtgattaatGAGGTGGGTGaagagaacgtggtacaggtggtgactgaCAATGcaccaaattatgttgctgcag gcagactattgatggagaggcacccatctatagtttggactccatgtgccgcccattgcattgacctcatgttagaGGATATTGGAAAACTTCCATGGGTCAAGACATGTGTAGAAAAGGcaagaaatgtgtgcaaatttgtatataatcattcatgggtgttggctcttatgagacaatacacagagcataaggagttagctcgtccaggaatcacaagatttgccacaaacttcatcacattgcagtccatgcttcgtTGTAAGatggccttgagacgtatgattgttggtgaggagtggtcttcctcatcctatgctgccaCCCCAACAGGaaaagatatggcagactgcatttttgatgagcgaggcttttggagcccttgtgatgagatagtgaag tttgttaagcccttggtggttttgttgtga